The following proteins are encoded in a genomic region of Synechococcus sp. ROS8604:
- a CDS encoding A24 family peptidase: protein MLVVGGACVGSFANVVAWRLPRQESVVWPGSHCPKCGQAVRWHDNVPVLGWVWLRGRCRDCHQGISGRYPLVELISALLWLSALWGHGLLAASDQLGLALLNVLAGIVLISVLLPLVLIDIDNLWLPEPLCRIGVLLGLAFTGALYLVIPGPEASSVLLNHLLAASAGLLALEGLSGTAERMLGQPALGLGDAKLAAVAGAWLGLGGVLVSLAIAVFSGALFGTIGRLSGRLGPRQPFPFGPFIALGIWLTWIGGAEWWGQQWFGLFGGL, encoded by the coding sequence ATGCTTGTGGTTGGCGGTGCCTGTGTGGGGAGCTTCGCCAATGTGGTGGCCTGGCGGTTGCCGCGCCAAGAATCAGTGGTTTGGCCTGGTAGTCACTGTCCGAAGTGTGGCCAGGCGGTGCGCTGGCACGACAATGTGCCGGTGCTGGGCTGGGTGTGGCTTCGGGGCCGTTGTCGCGATTGCCATCAGGGCATCTCGGGCCGTTATCCATTGGTGGAACTGATCAGTGCCCTTCTTTGGTTGAGCGCGTTGTGGGGCCATGGATTGCTTGCCGCATCTGATCAATTAGGCCTGGCCTTGCTCAATGTGTTGGCGGGGATTGTTCTGATCAGCGTGCTTTTGCCCCTGGTGTTGATTGATATTGATAATCTCTGGCTGCCCGAACCTCTTTGCAGAATCGGGGTGTTGCTCGGCCTTGCCTTCACGGGTGCTCTGTATCTGGTCATTCCAGGGCCGGAAGCGAGTTCCGTGCTCCTCAATCATCTGTTGGCGGCTTCCGCAGGATTGCTGGCGCTGGAAGGATTAAGTGGTACTGCTGAGCGAATGCTGGGACAACCTGCGCTCGGACTTGGTGATGCCAAATTGGCAGCTGTCGCAGGTGCCTGGCTCGGCTTGGGCGGTGTCTTGGTTTCTTTGGCAATCGCCGTTTTTAGCGGTGCCTTGTTTGGCACGATTGGACGTCTATCTGGACGGTTAGGGCCGAGACAGCCATTCCCCTTTGGTCCTTTTATTGCCCTTGGAATCTGGCTGACCTGGATCGGAGGTGCTGAGTGGTGGGGTCAGCAATGGTTCGGCTTGTTTGGGGGCCTTTGA
- the ruvX gene encoding Holliday junction resolvase RuvX has product MLSLDVGRKRIGLAGCDALGITVRPLPALFRRTFKHDLEHLGQVCLTRRVQGLVVGLPLDAEGQFTEQAGHCQRYGQRLAMALKLPLALVNEHSSSWAAADRHGLQGDRSGRLDSAAAALLLEQWLSDGQEPEPVDMATPSASKTDGNEGS; this is encoded by the coding sequence ATGTTGAGCCTGGATGTGGGCCGCAAGCGCATTGGCTTGGCAGGGTGTGATGCCCTTGGCATCACGGTGCGTCCTCTCCCTGCGTTGTTCCGCAGGACGTTTAAGCATGACCTGGAGCATTTGGGACAGGTCTGTCTGACCCGTCGAGTGCAGGGCCTGGTTGTCGGTCTCCCCCTGGATGCAGAGGGACAATTCACAGAGCAAGCAGGCCATTGCCAGCGCTACGGACAGCGCTTGGCCATGGCTTTAAAGCTGCCTCTGGCGCTCGTGAATGAACACAGCAGTAGTTGGGCCGCGGCCGACCGACATGGCTTGCAAGGCGATCGCAGCGGCCGACTCGACAGTGCAGCCGCTGCACTGCTTCTTGAACAATGGCTCTCGGATGGGCAAGAGCCCGAACCGGTCGACATGGCGACCCCGTCTGCTAGCAAGACGGACGGCAATGAAGGATCCTGA
- the lpxD gene encoding UDP-3-O-(3-hydroxymyristoyl)glucosamine N-acyltransferase, translating into MRFSQLIAVLQDGEAGLLEHQLGSNPELRGAASLERAEADQLSFLEKGNALIQSLETSHVGAVLIPNQDDLKAMAEQRGLAWAVMADPRLAFAEALERLHPRPRPEATIHPSAVIGDRVQIDAGVSIGPHVCIGDDTRISANSTLHAGVVIYGDVRVGQFCELHANAVLHPGVRLANHCVVHSNAVVGSEGFGFVPTAKGWRKMPQTGLVVLEEGVEVGCGSTIDRPSVGETRIGAGTKIDNLVQIGHGVVTGRGCALASQVGIAGGARLGHGVILAGQVGVANRAIIGDRAIASSKSGIHGEVEPGEVVSGYPAIPNKLWLRCSAAFSKLPEMAKQIRELKKAAQ; encoded by the coding sequence ATGCGTTTCAGCCAGTTAATCGCCGTCCTTCAGGATGGAGAGGCAGGTCTGCTGGAGCATCAGCTCGGCAGCAATCCTGAGCTCCGAGGAGCGGCCTCTTTGGAGAGAGCCGAAGCCGATCAACTCAGCTTCCTTGAAAAGGGCAACGCTCTGATTCAGAGCCTGGAAACCAGCCATGTTGGTGCCGTTTTGATTCCCAATCAGGACGACCTCAAGGCGATGGCTGAGCAGCGCGGGCTGGCTTGGGCTGTGATGGCTGATCCCCGTTTGGCCTTTGCCGAAGCCCTCGAGCGCTTACATCCTCGCCCCAGACCAGAAGCCACCATCCATCCTTCGGCGGTGATCGGTGACAGGGTTCAGATCGATGCTGGGGTCTCAATTGGCCCTCACGTTTGCATTGGTGACGACACACGCATCAGTGCCAACAGCACCCTTCATGCCGGTGTGGTGATTTACGGGGATGTGAGGGTCGGTCAATTCTGCGAACTGCATGCCAATGCGGTGCTGCACCCAGGCGTGCGATTAGCCAACCATTGTGTGGTCCACTCCAACGCGGTGGTGGGCTCCGAGGGGTTTGGCTTTGTTCCAACCGCCAAGGGGTGGCGAAAAATGCCTCAAACGGGGCTCGTTGTTCTGGAGGAGGGTGTTGAGGTGGGATGCGGCAGCACGATTGATCGTCCCTCCGTGGGTGAAACCCGGATTGGGGCGGGAACCAAGATCGATAATCTCGTGCAAATCGGCCATGGCGTTGTCACCGGACGGGGCTGTGCTCTGGCCTCGCAGGTGGGCATTGCGGGCGGCGCTCGCCTTGGCCATGGGGTGATTTTGGCTGGACAGGTTGGTGTGGCCAACCGAGCGATCATTGGCGATCGTGCGATCGCCAGTTCCAAGAGCGGGATCCATGGAGAGGTGGAGCCCGGCGAGGTGGTGAGTGGCTATCCGGCGATTCCCAACAAGCTCTGGCTGCGTTGTTCGGCCGCGTTCAGCAAATTGCCTGAGATGGCGAAGCAGATCCGGGAACTCAAGAAAGCCGCTCAGTAA
- a CDS encoding Gfo/Idh/MocA family protein, whose translation MALPTSSPSPIGVAVAGLGFGESVHLQALATQSDLEAVALWHPRRERLDQACLEHNLPGYDDWEALLSDPGVEAVIIATPPEPRFALALQALKAGKHLLLEKPVALKAELVAELQRVAIQNRLSVAVDYEYRAVPLFMQAARMLEAGDVGTPWLVKLDWLMSSRADASRPWSWYSQREAGGGVLGALGTHAFDMLAWLVGPIRSVQGLNSVSIKERPHPSGGMAPVDAEDVSLIQMQLDWQGRTDQRVPAQVNLASVARNGRGCWLEIYGSEGSLTLGSSNQKDYVHGFGLWHTPMGEATRNIEADAEFMFPTTWSDGRVAPVARIQSWWAQSIRTGTPMVPGLSEGLLSQQACDQSIA comes from the coding sequence ATGGCGCTCCCAACTTCAAGCCCTTCCCCCATTGGCGTGGCGGTTGCGGGTCTTGGTTTTGGTGAATCGGTTCATCTGCAAGCCCTTGCCACTCAATCTGATCTGGAAGCGGTAGCGCTCTGGCACCCCCGCCGTGAACGCCTGGATCAGGCCTGCCTTGAGCACAACCTCCCTGGTTATGACGATTGGGAGGCTTTGCTCAGCGACCCTGGCGTGGAAGCTGTGATCATTGCCACCCCTCCGGAGCCACGCTTTGCCTTGGCCCTTCAAGCGCTGAAAGCGGGCAAACACTTGTTGCTTGAAAAGCCTGTTGCTCTCAAGGCTGAATTGGTGGCAGAGCTCCAACGCGTCGCAATCCAGAACCGGCTCAGTGTTGCGGTGGATTATGAGTATCGGGCCGTGCCTTTGTTCATGCAGGCCGCCAGGATGTTGGAGGCAGGTGATGTCGGCACTCCCTGGCTGGTGAAACTCGACTGGTTGATGAGTAGCCGTGCGGATGCGTCCCGACCTTGGAGCTGGTATTCACAACGGGAAGCCGGTGGTGGTGTGCTGGGTGCCCTTGGTACCCACGCCTTCGACATGCTGGCTTGGTTAGTCGGACCGATTCGATCCGTCCAAGGTCTCAATAGCGTGTCGATCAAGGAGCGTCCTCATCCCAGCGGAGGCATGGCGCCAGTGGACGCTGAAGATGTTTCCCTGATTCAGATGCAGCTCGATTGGCAGGGCCGAACGGATCAGAGGGTTCCAGCCCAGGTCAACCTGGCATCTGTTGCCCGCAACGGTCGAGGTTGCTGGCTCGAGATCTACGGGTCTGAGGGCAGCCTCACCCTTGGAAGTTCAAACCAAAAGGATTATGTCCATGGCTTTGGGCTGTGGCACACGCCGATGGGAGAAGCCACGCGCAATATCGAGGCTGACGCTGAGTTCATGTTCCCCACCACCTGGAGTGATGGTCGTGTGGCGCCGGTGGCCCGCATCCAGAGCTGGTGGGCTCAAAGTATTCGAACCGGAACCCCTATGGTTCCAGGCCTTTCAGAGGGTCTGCTTAGTCAGCAAGCATGCGATCAATCGATTGCATGA
- a CDS encoding LD-carboxypeptidase gives MRRRSFFTLGIPAALAMAVPFSANALAASSPKKSFLRPLKRGSRLRAVNAGTWIDPDTDFGLLVQRCEAEGWALEIPESVRRQWQWFSGTDQQRADDLERAWNNPSLDGLIYVGAGWGGARVLEVGFRFPKRPLWTLGFSDTSSMLLAQWSAGLRGAIHGSTTGPDQQWERTVHLLKGEPVAPLQGRAVRPGVASGPLVVTNLTVATHLIGTPCLPDLRGSILVLEDVGEAPYRVDRMLTQWRSSGLLRGLAGVATGRFSWKGEVEPGDFSMDGILEERLSDLGIPLVMNLPLGHGLPNMALPLGAAATLDANQGTLQLNPERTHR, from the coding sequence ATGCGTCGTCGATCATTTTTTACGTTGGGAATCCCGGCGGCCTTGGCGATGGCCGTTCCATTCTCTGCGAATGCATTGGCAGCATCGAGCCCAAAAAAATCCTTCCTACGTCCCCTAAAAAGGGGCTCAAGGCTTCGGGCGGTCAATGCCGGAACTTGGATCGATCCTGATACTGATTTTGGCCTCCTCGTGCAGCGTTGTGAGGCTGAAGGATGGGCGCTTGAGATCCCAGAATCAGTGAGGCGTCAATGGCAATGGTTTTCAGGCACCGATCAACAGCGAGCCGATGATCTTGAGCGTGCCTGGAACAATCCTTCTCTTGATGGTCTGATTTATGTCGGTGCTGGCTGGGGAGGCGCCAGGGTTTTAGAAGTTGGCTTCCGCTTTCCCAAGCGACCTCTCTGGACCTTGGGATTTTCTGACACAAGCTCGATGCTGCTGGCGCAATGGTCGGCGGGTTTGCGTGGCGCTATCCACGGATCCACAACTGGACCGGACCAACAGTGGGAACGAACGGTCCATCTCCTGAAGGGGGAACCGGTCGCGCCACTGCAAGGCCGTGCCGTACGACCCGGGGTGGCCAGTGGTCCACTCGTGGTGACCAATCTCACGGTCGCAACCCATTTGATTGGCACCCCCTGTTTGCCTGATCTGCGTGGATCCATCCTGGTGCTGGAGGATGTGGGAGAAGCTCCCTACAGAGTGGATCGCATGCTCACGCAGTGGCGCAGCTCTGGGCTGCTTCGTGGCCTTGCCGGCGTGGCTACAGGACGGTTCAGCTGGAAAGGGGAGGTGGAGCCAGGTGATTTCTCCATGGATGGGATCCTTGAGGAGCGGCTCTCTGATCTAGGCATCCCCTTGGTCATGAATTTGCCCCTTGGGCATGGACTTCCCAACATGGCTCTCCCCCTTGGTGCAGCAGCCACGCTCGACGCGAACCAAGGAACGCTGCAACTGAATCCTGAGCGCACCCATCGATAG
- a CDS encoding DUF3727 domain-containing protein, producing MSSSGPNNSGDVPTLLVKDSEGRDLLCFLEQLIPLDGQDYALLTPVDTPVCLFRLKDGDEPELIDSITSNEPILSVADVVLQEHDLTLVRSAVTLTVNGELDEPDPEDLDEDEAGDDESETYELLVSFLADELEYGLYIPLDPFFVVARMDDGAAVLVEGDEFDQIQPRIEAELDERELSE from the coding sequence ATGAGTTCTAGCGGCCCGAACAACAGCGGAGACGTACCAACTCTGCTAGTAAAAGACAGTGAAGGGCGTGATCTTCTTTGTTTTCTTGAGCAGCTCATTCCCCTCGATGGTCAGGACTACGCGTTACTCACCCCTGTCGACACTCCGGTCTGCTTGTTCCGGTTGAAGGACGGTGATGAGCCTGAGCTGATCGACAGCATCACCAGCAATGAACCGATTCTTTCGGTGGCTGATGTGGTGCTTCAAGAGCATGACCTCACCCTTGTGCGCTCCGCGGTCACCCTCACCGTGAATGGTGAGCTGGATGAGCCCGATCCTGAAGATCTCGATGAGGATGAGGCAGGTGACGATGAATCGGAGACCTATGAATTGCTGGTGAGCTTTTTGGCCGATGAATTGGAATACGGGCTTTACATCCCCTTAGATCCATTCTTTGTTGTCGCCCGCATGGATGATGGCGCTGCGGTGTTGGTGGAAGGGGATGAGTTCGACCAAATTCAACCTCGAATCGAGGCTGAGCTTGATGAGCGTGAGCTATCTGAGTGA
- the fba gene encoding class II fructose-bisphosphate aldolase (catalyzes the reversible aldol condensation of dihydroxyacetonephosphate and glyceraldehyde 3-phosphate in the Calvin cycle, glycolysis, and/or gluconeogenesis) → MALVPLRLLLDHAAENGYGIPAFNVNNLEQVQSIMEAAHETDSPVILQASRGARTYAGENFLRHLILAAVETYPDIPVVMHQDHGNSPATCFGAAANGFTSVMMDGSLEADAKTPASYDYNVNVTKEVVDVAHAIGVSVEGELGCLGSLETGKGEAEDGHGFEGELSKDQLLTDPAEAADFVAKTKVDALAIAIGTSHGAYKFTRKPTGEVLAISRIAEIHKAIPNTHLVMHGSSSVPQEWLEMINKYGGAIPETYGVPVEEIQEGIRNGVRKVNIDTDNRLAFTAAVREAAMADPANFDPRHFNKPARKYMKQVCLDRYQQFWAAGNASKIKQRDINFYSGLYAKGTLDPKTAVAA, encoded by the coding sequence ATGGCGCTCGTTCCGCTTCGACTTCTGCTCGACCATGCCGCGGAAAACGGTTACGGCATCCCTGCTTTCAACGTCAACAATCTTGAGCAGGTGCAGTCGATCATGGAGGCGGCTCACGAGACTGACTCTCCTGTGATCCTCCAGGCTTCCCGTGGGGCTCGCACCTATGCAGGTGAGAATTTCCTGCGTCACCTGATCCTGGCTGCTGTTGAGACCTATCCCGACATTCCCGTCGTGATGCATCAGGACCATGGCAATAGCCCTGCAACTTGCTTCGGAGCAGCCGCCAATGGCTTCACCTCCGTGATGATGGACGGATCCCTCGAGGCCGATGCCAAGACGCCTGCGAGTTACGACTACAACGTCAACGTCACGAAGGAAGTCGTGGACGTTGCCCATGCCATCGGCGTGAGTGTTGAAGGTGAATTGGGTTGCCTTGGCTCCCTTGAAACTGGCAAAGGCGAAGCCGAGGACGGACACGGTTTTGAAGGTGAGCTTTCCAAGGATCAGCTCCTAACCGATCCAGCTGAGGCTGCCGACTTTGTGGCCAAAACCAAGGTGGATGCCTTGGCGATCGCCATCGGTACAAGCCACGGTGCTTACAAGTTCACCCGCAAGCCCACGGGTGAAGTGCTCGCGATCAGCCGTATTGCTGAAATCCACAAGGCCATCCCCAACACTCACCTGGTGATGCACGGCTCCTCCTCCGTTCCCCAGGAATGGTTGGAAATGATCAACAAGTACGGCGGTGCAATTCCTGAGACCTACGGCGTTCCCGTGGAAGAAATTCAGGAAGGGATCCGTAACGGTGTTCGCAAAGTGAACATCGATACCGACAACCGTTTGGCCTTCACCGCTGCCGTGCGTGAAGCTGCGATGGCTGATCCTGCCAACTTCGATCCCCGTCACTTCAACAAGCCGGCTCGTAAGTACATGAAGCAGGTTTGTTTGGATCGCTACCAGCAGTTCTGGGCTGCCGGTAATGCCAGCAAGATCAAGCAGCGCGACATCAACTTCTACTCCGGCCTTTATGCAAAAGGCACCCTTGACCCCAAGACAGCAGTTGCTGCCTGA
- a CDS encoding phosphoribulokinase → MSKRHPVVAVTGSSGAGTSTVKRAFEHIFARENITPAVVEGDSYHRFERMAMKAAMSESLAKGENFSHFGPEANLFDKLEELFRVYGETGGGQKRYYLHSPEEAAEHNARLGVNLDPGQFTPWESIPGGTDVLFYEGLHGGVVGDGYDVASLADLLVGVVPITNLEWIQKIHRDNAERGYSAEAIVDTILRRMPDYINHICPQFSRTDINFQRVPTVDTSNPFICRNIPTPDESFVIIHFRKGAREKWGIDFSYLLSMIHDSFMSSPTSIVVNGGKMGFAMELILTPIIHRMIEEQSKVS, encoded by the coding sequence ATGTCGAAGCGTCACCCCGTCGTGGCTGTCACGGGTTCCTCAGGTGCAGGCACCAGCACTGTTAAGAGGGCTTTTGAGCACATCTTCGCTCGGGAGAACATCACTCCTGCAGTGGTGGAGGGCGACAGCTACCACCGCTTCGAGCGGATGGCGATGAAGGCCGCCATGTCTGAATCGCTTGCGAAGGGTGAGAATTTCTCCCACTTCGGACCCGAAGCCAACCTCTTCGACAAGCTCGAAGAGCTCTTCCGCGTCTATGGCGAAACGGGTGGAGGTCAGAAGCGTTATTACCTCCACAGTCCAGAAGAGGCTGCTGAGCACAACGCTCGCCTCGGCGTGAACTTGGATCCAGGTCAGTTCACCCCCTGGGAATCCATCCCTGGTGGGACGGATGTGTTGTTCTACGAAGGCCTCCACGGCGGCGTTGTCGGAGACGGTTACGACGTGGCTTCCCTCGCCGATCTGCTGGTGGGTGTTGTTCCGATCACCAACCTTGAGTGGATCCAAAAGATTCACCGTGATAACGCTGAGCGCGGTTATTCAGCCGAAGCGATCGTGGACACGATCCTGCGCCGCATGCCTGATTACATCAATCACATCTGTCCCCAGTTCAGCCGCACGGATATCAACTTCCAGCGGGTGCCCACGGTGGACACCTCCAACCCATTCATCTGTCGCAACATCCCGACGCCAGATGAAAGCTTCGTGATCATTCACTTCCGCAAAGGAGCTCGTGAGAAGTGGGGAATTGACTTCAGCTATCTGCTGAGCATGATTCATGACTCCTTCATGAGCAGTCCCACCAGCATTGTTGTGAATGGAGGAAAGATGGGCTTCGCGATGGAGCTCATCTTGACTCCCATCATTCACCGCATGATTGAAGAGCAAAGCAAGGTCTCCTGA
- the proB gene encoding glutamate 5-kinase: protein MSLRVVKVGTSLLRSTDHRSTADAISALCQNLAQCLQRGDRVVLVTSGAVGLGCQRLGLKARPSTLSGLQAAAAIGQGHLMALYEEAMAVHGIPVAQVLLTRSDLADSRSYQNASATLHQLLEWRVLPVINENDTVSSAELRFGDNDTLSALVAAAIDADDLILLTDIDRLYSADPRSDASARPISDVHHPADLQALEQGAGDGGRWGTGGMTTKLAAARIATASGITVHLADGRDQQMLETMLAGGRGGTVFHPHPQPLGHRKSWLAHALQPHGSLQIDHGACQALCDRGASLLLVGITDLTGDFTANQPVRIVDHEGLEVARGLSSLSSESLRRLVKEPARPDRQGSSPVVVHRDVLVLSTPTIRPSDS from the coding sequence ATGAGCCTGCGGGTGGTGAAAGTTGGAACGAGTTTGCTGCGCAGCACGGACCATCGCAGCACGGCTGATGCCATCTCGGCCTTGTGTCAAAATCTCGCCCAATGTCTCCAGCGCGGTGACCGTGTCGTCTTGGTCACAAGTGGCGCTGTTGGACTCGGATGTCAGCGCCTGGGCCTGAAGGCCAGGCCTTCAACGTTGAGCGGTCTTCAAGCGGCTGCGGCGATCGGTCAAGGCCATCTGATGGCTCTTTACGAAGAAGCGATGGCCGTTCATGGCATTCCAGTCGCGCAGGTTTTGCTCACCCGATCTGACTTGGCCGACAGTCGGAGTTATCAAAACGCTTCTGCAACCCTGCATCAGTTGCTCGAATGGCGGGTTTTGCCGGTCATTAACGAAAACGACACGGTGTCTTCGGCAGAGCTGCGTTTTGGCGATAACGACACGCTCTCAGCCCTCGTTGCAGCAGCGATTGATGCGGATGATCTGATTCTGTTGACCGATATCGATCGCTTGTACTCCGCTGATCCGCGCAGTGACGCCTCGGCTCGCCCGATTTCGGACGTCCATCACCCAGCAGACCTGCAGGCCCTTGAACAAGGTGCAGGAGACGGAGGTCGTTGGGGAACGGGTGGGATGACCACCAAACTCGCGGCGGCTCGGATTGCCACCGCGAGCGGAATCACCGTGCATTTGGCGGATGGTCGCGATCAGCAAATGCTGGAAACCATGTTGGCTGGCGGGCGCGGAGGAACGGTGTTTCACCCCCACCCCCAGCCCCTTGGTCATCGAAAAAGCTGGCTGGCCCATGCCTTGCAACCCCATGGAAGCCTGCAAATCGATCACGGTGCCTGCCAAGCGTTGTGCGATAGAGGTGCCTCCTTGCTGTTGGTGGGAATTACGGACCTAACCGGAGACTTCACGGCCAATCAACCCGTGAGGATCGTCGATCATGAGGGCCTTGAAGTAGCCCGTGGCTTGAGCTCCCTCAGCAGTGAGTCCCTGCGACGTCTCGTTAAAGAGCCAGCGCGACCCGATCGGCAAGGCAGCTCGCCTGTTGTGGTTCATCGAGACGTGCTTGTCCTCAGCACGCCTACGATCCGCCCATCAGACTCCTGA
- a CDS encoding YqeG family HAD IIIA-type phosphatase, protein MRRDWLRPDWDPGVTLANLPLEPLLGRGIKALLLDVDRTLLPGRDVALPPSVLHWAQSAQRHTHLHLISNNPSRQRIGAVAEQLGIEFTSSAAKPRRGAIRRVIQALDLKPEQIAMVGDRVFTDVLAGNRLGLYTVLVRPLREDGTPCRHDRVQVLERQLARWLGAGHA, encoded by the coding sequence ATGCGTCGTGATTGGCTGCGACCTGATTGGGATCCGGGCGTGACCCTGGCCAATCTTCCCTTGGAGCCCTTACTTGGCAGAGGCATCAAGGCTTTGTTGCTTGATGTTGATCGCACGCTTCTACCAGGGCGCGATGTGGCCTTGCCTCCCTCCGTTCTTCACTGGGCTCAATCTGCTCAACGCCATACGCACCTTCATTTGATCAGCAACAATCCCTCCCGTCAGAGAATCGGGGCTGTGGCTGAGCAGCTTGGGATTGAATTCACCAGCTCTGCCGCCAAACCGCGTCGCGGAGCGATCCGCCGCGTCATCCAAGCCTTGGATCTCAAGCCGGAGCAGATCGCCATGGTGGGTGATCGTGTGTTCACCGATGTTCTGGCTGGAAACCGGCTTGGTTTGTATACGGTTTTGGTCAGACCTCTGCGTGAAGACGGAACCCCTTGTCGTCACGATCGCGTTCAGGTGTTGGAGAGGCAACTCGCCCGATGGCTTGGAGCAGGCCACGCATGA
- the leuB gene encoding 3-isopropylmalate dehydrogenase has translation MPLHRVVLLPGDGIGPEITAVARQLLEAVSRKHGFTLEFSEAPIGGSAIDATGEPLPASTLEACKAADAVLLAAIGSPRFDSLPRAQRPESGLLALRSGMELFANLRPVKIVPALIGASSLRPEVVEGVDLMVVRELTGGIYFGQPKGRVQADGEERAFNTMTYSDSEIDRISRVAFKLACERRGQLCSVDKANVLDVSQLWRDRVEGMKGDYPAVDVSHLYVDNAAMQLVRDPRQFDVVLTGNLFGDILSDISAMLTGSIGMLPSASLGSEGPGLYEPVHGSAPDLAGQDKANPMAMVLSAAMMLRTGLKQNAAADDLEQAVDRVLAAGFRTGDLMSEGCTALGCQAMGEELLKTL, from the coding sequence ATGCCACTGCATCGCGTTGTTTTGCTTCCGGGTGATGGCATTGGACCAGAGATCACGGCTGTGGCGAGGCAGCTCTTGGAAGCCGTGTCGCGCAAGCATGGTTTCACGCTCGAATTCAGTGAAGCGCCGATCGGTGGCTCTGCCATCGATGCCACGGGTGAACCCCTACCAGCGAGCACCCTTGAAGCGTGTAAGGCTGCCGATGCCGTTTTGCTGGCAGCGATCGGGAGCCCTCGATTTGATTCCTTGCCTCGGGCACAACGGCCCGAGAGTGGATTGCTGGCCCTGCGCTCTGGCATGGAGCTGTTTGCGAATCTCCGTCCAGTCAAAATTGTCCCTGCCCTGATTGGTGCCAGCAGCCTGCGACCCGAAGTTGTGGAAGGGGTGGATCTGATGGTGGTGAGGGAACTCACCGGAGGCATTTATTTCGGTCAACCGAAAGGTCGTGTGCAGGCCGATGGTGAAGAGCGTGCGTTCAACACCATGACCTACTCGGATTCTGAGATCGACAGAATCTCCAGGGTGGCGTTCAAGCTGGCCTGTGAACGACGTGGGCAGCTCTGCTCGGTGGACAAGGCCAATGTGCTCGATGTCAGCCAACTGTGGCGTGATCGCGTGGAGGGCATGAAAGGCGATTACCCCGCAGTGGATGTCAGTCACTTGTATGTGGACAATGCGGCGATGCAACTGGTGAGAGACCCTCGCCAGTTCGACGTGGTGCTCACTGGCAATCTTTTTGGAGACATTCTCAGCGATATTTCTGCCATGCTCACCGGCTCGATCGGCATGCTCCCTTCCGCCTCTCTGGGAAGTGAAGGGCCTGGTTTGTATGAACCCGTTCATGGTTCAGCCCCTGATCTCGCTGGTCAAGACAAGGCCAACCCGATGGCCATGGTGCTCTCCGCAGCCATGATGTTGCGGACCGGTCTCAAACAAAACGCAGCAGCGGACGATCTCGAACAAGCTGTTGATCGCGTTTTGGCAGCCGGATTCCGCACTGGAGATTTGATGTCTGAAGGCTGTACTGCCCTGGGCTGTCAGGCGATGGGGGAGGAACTTCTCAAGACACTCTGA
- the accD gene encoding acetyl-CoA carboxylase, carboxyltransferase subunit beta, translating to MSLFDWFADRRKGQYVGKVNQEPDEGDGLWSKCPECGQVVYRKDLLSNASVCSNCGYHHRIDSTERIAVLVDPNSFVAMDQELQPTDPLGFKDRRAYADRLRETQASTGLRDGVITGLCEVEGIPMALAVMDFRFMGGSMGSVVGEKITRLVEEATAKKLPLLIVCASGGARMQEGMLSLMQMAKISGALERHREAGVLYMPLLTHPTTGGVTASFAMLGDLILAEPKALIGFAGRRVIEQTLREKLPDNFQTAEYLQDHGFVDSIVPRTQLRSTLASLLRLHGCESRVASS from the coding sequence TTGAGTTTGTTCGACTGGTTCGCTGACCGCCGTAAGGGTCAGTACGTCGGCAAGGTGAATCAAGAGCCCGATGAAGGCGACGGCCTCTGGAGCAAGTGCCCAGAGTGTGGGCAGGTGGTGTATCGCAAGGATCTGCTGAGCAACGCCAGTGTTTGCAGCAACTGTGGCTATCACCACCGCATCGATAGCACTGAGCGCATTGCGGTGTTGGTGGATCCCAACAGCTTCGTGGCGATGGATCAAGAGCTGCAACCCACGGATCCATTGGGTTTTAAAGACCGCAGGGCCTATGCGGATCGCCTGCGCGAAACGCAGGCCAGTACAGGGCTGCGCGATGGTGTGATCACTGGGCTTTGTGAGGTCGAGGGCATCCCAATGGCTCTTGCCGTGATGGATTTCCGTTTTATGGGCGGTTCGATGGGTTCGGTGGTTGGTGAAAAGATCACCCGCTTGGTGGAGGAGGCAACCGCCAAAAAACTGCCACTCCTGATTGTGTGTGCGTCAGGTGGAGCAAGGATGCAGGAGGGCATGCTCAGCCTGATGCAGATGGCCAAGATTTCTGGTGCTTTGGAACGCCACCGCGAGGCGGGTGTGTTGTACATGCCATTGCTCACTCACCCCACTACGGGAGGCGTTACAGCAAGTTTTGCGATGCTGGGTGATCTTATTTTGGCCGAACCAAAGGCTCTGATTGGCTTTGCAGGGAGGCGCGTCATTGAACAAACCCTTAGGGAAAAATTACCGGATAATTTTCAGACTGCCGAGTATTTGCAAGACCATGGATTCGTGGATTCGATTGTTCCACGAACACAATTGCGATCCACTTTGGCGAGTTTGCTCAGATTGCATGGCTGTGAATCTCGGGTCGCTAGCTCATGA